The DNA sequence TGGGATGCGGGTGGGGCAGCTTCGCCCTCCACGCTGCGGCCAGGTATGGCGCCACGGTGGTGGGCGTGACGCTGTCAACGGAGCAGGCCACGCTGGCGCGTAAGCGTGCAGCAGACGCCGGCCTCACGGGCAGTATCGAAATCCGGGTCCAGGATTACCGCGACGTGCAGGACGGGCCGTACGACGCCATCAGTTCCATCGGCATGTCAGAGCACGTGGGACGGGCCCAGACCCCCGAGTACGCCGCCGCGCTCTTCGGGCTGCTGCGCCCCGGTGGACGGCTGCTGAACCACGCCATCTCCTGGAACGCGGGCCCCACCGCCCCCGATCCCGACTCGTTCATCCCCCGCTACGTGTTCCCCGACGGTGAAATGATCAGCCTCGGCGAGATGGTGTCCGCCCTGGAAACTGCCCGGTTCGAAGTCCTCGACGTGGAGGCGCTGCGGCCCCATTATGCACTGACCCTCCGGGCCTGGGTCAGGCGGTTGGAGCAGAACTGGGCGGAAGCGATACGCCTGGCCGGGGAGGGGCGCGCACGGGTGTGGCGGCTGTACATGGCAGCCAGCGCCATTGGATTCGAAAATGGACTCACCGGAGTCAACCAGGTCCTGGTCCGCCGGCCGGGCGGGGAGGAACCGCCGTTGCGCCGGACTTCCTGGCTGTGACGAAAGCGCTGTGGCGAAAGCGCCCTCCTGCCGGGACGTAACCCGGCAGGAGGGTGGCTTGGTGACCCCGGGGCCAGGCCTCAGTTCGGCTAGGCCACCGGGGAAGGTCCGCCAGGCTGGGTGAAATGCTGGGTTTTTTCGATCTGCACCACTTTAGGATCCGTTTCGTCGGCGGCGTAGTCCGTGGGCCGGGTGAGGTCTTCGCCGGTCCGGACCTTGAGGGCCCGCATCACCAGGGTCAGCAAGGCGGCGACCACCAGGTTCAGCGCGAACGCCGACACCGCGATGTAGACGCTGAAGTCGGTGCCGGGGATCGGTGCCACCGACCCGCCGAAGTGCGCCTTGGTCACCGGGTTGACCACGTTGTAGGCGGAGACGGTTCCGAAGATGATGCCCACCGCCCAGCCGACCAGGAGGGCCCAGCGGTCAAACCACCGGGTGTAGAGGCCGGCCACGACGGCGGGGAAGGTCTGCAGGATCCAGATGCCGCCCAGCAGCTGCATGTTGATGGCCGCCGACTGGTCCATGGCGATCACGAAGACCAGGGCGCCCACCTTCACCACCAGGGAGACAATCTTGGACACCTTTGCCTCGGTCTTTGGATCGACGTCCGGGCGGATGAAGTCGCGGTAAATGTTCCGGGTGAACATGTTTGCCGCGGCAATGGACATGATCGCTGCCGGCACGAGGGCCCCGATGGCGATCGCGGCCAGTGCGATCCCGGCAAACCAGGCCGGGAAGTGGTCAAGGAACAGCTGGGGAACCACCAGCTGCGGATTGACTGATCCGTCCAGGTCGATCGGCTTGGTACCTGCCTTGATGGCCACGAAACCCAGCAGTGCCAGGAAGCCGAGCATCAGCGAGTACAGCGGCAGGATGGCGGCGTTGCGGCGGATGGTGTTGCGGGCCTTCGAGGCCAGCACCGCCGTCACCGAGTGCGGGTACATGAACAGCGCCATGGCCGAGCCGAGTGCCAGGGACCAGTAGGCGGAGTAGTTGGCCGCGCCGGGGACAAAGACCCCTGCCGGCTTGCCCGTGGCCTGGTTCACCGCGCCGAGCTTGGTCTGGGCTGCGCCAAAAATGGTGTCCCAGCCACCGAATTTGATGGGCAGGTAGATGACGGCCACAATGACGGCGAGGTAGATCAGCAGGTCCTTGACGACCGCGATCATCGCCGGGGCGCGCAGGCCCGAGGTGTAGGTGTATGCGGCCAGGACCACGAAGGCGAGGATCAGCGGCAGGTCGGTCAGCAGGACGTTGCCGGAGCTCCCCAAACCGAGCACGGTCAGCACCGCCTTGATGCCCACCAGCTGCAGCGCGATGTAGGGCATGGTGGCCACGATCCCGGTGACGGCGACGGCCAGGGACAGCCAGCGGCTGCCGTATCGGCCGCCCACGAAGTCCGCCGAGGTGACGTAGCCATGGCGGTGGGAGACGGACCACAACCGGCTCATGATGATGAAGATGATCGGATACAGGACGATCGTGTACGGCACGGCGAAGAAACCGCTCACGGCGCCGGTGGCCCACATTGCCGCCGGCACTGCCACAAAGGTGTAAGCGGTGTAGAGGTCTCCGCCCAACAGGAACCAGGTGATCCAGGTGCCGAAGCCACGCCCGCCCAGGCCCCACTCATCCAGGCTGTGCAGCCCCTCCACTTCCGTGCTGCGGCGCCACTTGGCGGCCAGGAAGCCCATCACGGCCACGATGACGAAGAGCAGCACCACAATGATCAGGGCTGTCCAGTTGATCTCGCGGGTGTTCATGGCCGGTCCCCTCCCAAGCCGGTCCCGGCGGAGGCAGCCCCTGCCTGGGGCGGGCCGCCTGCACGGGCCTCGGCCCGCCGTCGTCGGTCTTCCCTGGTGACCAGCCAGTACGCGCTGCCGGTCAGGATCGCGGAGACCGGCACCCACAGCAGCTGGTACCAGTAGAAGAACGGCATCCCGCCGAGCCGTGGCGCATCAAAAGCGTAGAGCTGCGGCATGAGGGGGAAGAGAATGGCGGCGGCCAGCAGGATGCCGGCGCCGATGTAGGGAGCGGGCCTGGCCGGTCCGCGGATGGCGGTGTCCCGCGTCAGGCGGGATTCTTCGGGAAAGGCTTCGCCGTCCGGCCTGTAGCCGTCTGCGTGGGACATCTGCGACCTCCTCGTCAGCCCGTCCCGCGGCCGCCGCCTTGGATGAAAGCAGTCCGGAGGCGGGACGATGTGCCCTCAATCACAGTTGTACCGCGCTTTGACCTGCGCCGGAAGGGTTAGTCCCCCTATCGGTTGCCGGTGGCAACAAAAAAGGGAACCATCACGTGGTGATGGTTCCCTTTTCCGGTGTTTCGGTGGAGCTGAGGGGACTCGAACCCCTGACCCCCTGCATGCCATGCAGGTGCGCTACCAGCTGCGCCACAGCCCCGTACTTTTGCCGCTTCCGGTCGAATTCCCCGGAGCAACCTGACCAGAGTAATGCACTTTTCCGCTGGACGCCAATCGGCCGCCATCTGCCGCCGCCCAGGCCCAGAATGCACCCGCTCGTGGATAAATCACCGGGGAACGCGGGGGTTGCAAAGTCCGGCCGCAGGTGCTGCGGGCATCCGGAATGTGGCCACAAAAAAGTCCGCCGGAACCAAAGTGGTTCCGGCGGACTTACCGGTGGAGCTGAGGGGACTCGAACCCCTGACCCCCTGCATGCCATGCAGGTGCGCTACCAGCTGCGCCACAGCCCCGGATTGTTGCTGCTCTGTGCTGCTTTCCCCGGGGTCTCCCCCGAAGCAACTCAAATATCTTAGAACAGCAATTCCGAAAATTCCAAATCGGGAATATTCACTGCCGGGCGGAGGCTACTCGCTGTCGGAAACCGCAGCGGCTTTGGCGGAGGAGTCGTCGCCGAGCTGCAAGTCCACCACGGGGCAGTCCTTCCAGAGGCGTTCCAGGGCGTAGAAGACGCGGTCTTCCTCGTGCTGGACATGGATCACGACGTCGGCGTAATCCAGCAGGACCCACCGGCCGCCGGACCGGCCCTCGCGGCGGACCGGGCGAAGGTCCTGCTTGGCGAGTTCTTCCTCGATGCCGTCCACGATGGCATTGACCTGGCGTTCGCTGGGCGCCGAGGCGATGAGGAAGACATCGGCGAGGGCCAGGCGTTCGCTCACATCCATGGCGACGATGTCCTGGGCGATCTTGTCCGCGGCAGCTTTGGCAGCCGTGCGGGCTATGGCGATGGACGATTCTGTTGCAGTCACGGGACTCCTTGTTTGGGTTAAGTGTTGGTGCCGGCCGGCGGGTCAGCGGGACATGCCGCTGACGATCAGGATGATGCCGGCGACGAGGGCCAGGATCCCGAACGCGAGGATGCAGAACTGGAGGATCCGGTTCCGGCGGGCCCTGCCCAGGCCCGCCGTGGCGGCGTCCAGGGGATCGAGTCCGTAGGCGGACCGGGCAGGAACCCGGGGAAGGTCCTCGAAGAGGTCCTCCGACTGTTCTGCCGGGCGCGATACGGGTTGAGGGCGGTTGGCGGCTTTGGCGGCTGCCTCGGCACGCGCGATGACCTGGGAGCGGCCGGTCGCGGAGTCCGGGGCGGGTGCCTTGGGCCGGGCAGCAGGCCGCCGTTTTCCAGCGCCGGGGACTTTGGTTCCGGGGACCTTGGTTCCGGGCCGGGTGGTGACCGGGACATGGGAGGTGGCCGGCGGCTTCATGACCGGCCGCTCGACGCCGGGCACCTGCACGAACTCCAGCGGCGTCACCATGGCCAGGTTGCTGGCGGTGGACGGGCCGGGCTTGTCCTTCGGCGCGGAGTCCCTGCCCGGAGCGGCAGGGCTGCCGGTGGCGGCGGGGCTGCCGGCCTGTTCGGCAAGCTTCTGCCGTGCCATGGCCCGGCGGTTCATGACCGCGGCCCGTTCGGCAAGGGCAATCTGTTCCGCCAGGATGTCCGGATCCACGACTTCCGGATCCAGGGAGGCAATGTGCTCCATCTTGGCGATCTGGTTCCTGGCCTGCGCGGCGATGAGGGCGCGCGCTTCCAGGGCCTGTTCCACCGTCATGCCGTCCGGAGCGGTTCCGGGCGCAGTCTTTACATCCTCCGCCTTCTCCCCCGCCGCACCGTCTTCACGTGCGGGCGCGGCCTTGGGTGCCGGAGCAGCGGCGGCCGGAACGATGGGATTGGCGGCAGTCAGCGCCTGCTCTTTGAGTTGCTGCAACCGCAGCTGGCGCCGGGTAGGCGGGCCGCCCGCAGCAAGCTGCCCTTCCTTTTCCTCAAGCTCCTTGATGGTGCGCAGCGCGGCGCGGTCGCGGGCCCGGATCTGGGAGGAGCGCTGCGTAGCCGTCGGGTCCGGAGCTGGCTGCGGGCGCGCTGCAGGGGCGGCTCCCGCGGCAGGACCGGGACGGGCCGCCGGGTCCTTGCCGTCCCGCGAGGGCGCGCTGTCAGCCGGCCGGTTTGCGGCAGGCGGGCGCTGCTCCGTGGCAGGCAGGGCAGCCTGTTGGGCGTCCCTGGCCTTCCGGAGTTCCCGGCGGCTGCGGATTGGGGGCTGTTCCTGACTCATTGAGAACTCATTCAGTACTGGCTGGTTCGCGTGCTTCGGAAGTTGGGTCATCCGCGCCTGCGGGTGCGTCGGAATACAGGCCGTACTTGGCGATGTACTGGACTACCCCGTCCGGGACCAGGTACCAGACCGGGTTGTTCGCAGCCACGCGGGCACGGCAGTCCGTCGACGAGATGGCCATGGCGGGCACTTCGAGCAGGCTGACATCATCACGGCCCATGCCGTCAAGGACATGGCCGGGCCGGGTGACGCCCACGAAGTGCGCGAGTGACCACAGTTCGTCGATGTCCTTCCAGGACAGGATCTGCGCCAGGGCGTCCGCGCCGGTGATGAAGAACAGGTCTGCGTCGGGGCGCTGGGCCCTCAGGTCGCGGAGGGTGTCGATGGTGTAGGTGGGACCCGGGCGGTCAACATCGACACGGCTGACGGTGAAGCGCGGATTGGACGCCGTCGCGATGACGGTCATCAGGTAGCGGTGCTCGGGCTCGCTGACCTGTTTATGGGACTTTTGCCATGGCTGCCCGGTGGGGACGAAGACCACCTCATCGAGGTCGAACTCCGCCGCGACTTCGCTGGCAGCCACAAGGTGGCCGTGGTGGATGGGATCGAAGGTTCCGCCCATCACGCCCAGCCGCAGCCTCCCCCGGGCCCCATTGCGTTGCAGGTTGTGGGAAATCTTAGTGGCCCTGCCCGCGATCGTGCTTGTTGGGGTGCTGGCGGTGCGGATCCGCGTGCTCGTCCGTGGCGGCGTGCCGGTTGCCGAGGTTGTTGTAGGACCAGGCGATGAGCATCAGCACGACCAGGATGGCGAACATGGATACGCCAAAGACCCACGGCTCGGCCCACAGCGGCGCAAGCTCCTCATGGCCTGATTCACCTGCGGCGGCGACGGACGTGGCAATCTGCTGGAGCAGCATTTTCTCCCTTTGTTCAAGGATTTAGAGGCAGCGGAACTTTCCACTGCCTTCCGGGTTCTGGTCTATGTTACCGCGTTGCTACCCGCGGACCTGGCCTTCGCCCTGGACGATCCACTTCGTGGTGGTGAGCTCGGTCAGGCCCATGGGGCCGCGGGCGTGGAGCTTCTGCGTGGAGATGCCCACCTCGGCACCCAGGCCCAGCTCCCCGCCGTCGGTAAACCTGGTGGAGGCGTTGACGATCACGGCAGCGGAGTCAACCTCGGCGATGAACCGCTCGGCGTTGGCGAGGCTGTTGGTGAGGATCGCTTCCGTGTGTCCGGTGGACCAGGTCCGGATGTGCTGGACGGCTTCGTCCAGGCTGTCCACCATGGCCACAGCCAGGTCCAGGTCCATGTATTCGGTTCCCCAGTCCACGTCCGTCGCCGGCTCGGTTTCGATGGCGGGAGGCAGCGCGGCGCTGATGCGCCCGTCCACGTGGAGGCGGACACCGGCGCTGCGCAGGGCAGCCGCGACGGCGGGCAAGACGGTTGAGCCCGAATGGACCAGCAGCGTCTCCACGGTATTGCAGACACTGGGCCGCTGCGTCTTGGCGTTGAGCAGGATCTCCACGGCCATGTTCTCGTCGGCGGACTCATCGATGAAGATGTGGACGTTTCCCTCCCCCGTTTCGATGACCGGCACGGCGGAGTTGGTGACCACGGTCTGGATCAGGTCCCGGCCGCCGCGGGGAATCAGGACATCCACCCTGCCCCGGGCCTTCATCAGGACGGCGGCGCCCGCACGGCCGTACTGGTCCACCGTCTGGACTGCGTCAGCGGGCAGGCCCACGGATTCCAGGGCTTCGCGCAGGATCCGGACCAGCACCTGGTTGGTGGCTTCTGCTGCGCTGCCGCCGCGGAGGATGACGGCGTTTCCGCTCTTCAGGGCCAGCCCTGCGATGTCAACGGTGACGTTGGGCCGTGCCTCGTAGATGGCTGCCACCACACCCATGGGCACGTTGACCTGGCGGAGGCGCAGCCCGTTGGGGAGCGTCTGCCCGCGCACCACGTTGCCCACGGGGTCCGGGAGGTTGGCCAGGTTCTCGAGGGCGGCAACGAGCCCGGCTACGCGTGTTTCGGTAAGGGTAAGCCGGTCCAGGAGGGCGGCGGAGGTGCCGTTGGCCTTGCCCCGCTGCACGTCCATCGCGTTGGCGGCAAGAATGGCCGGGACGTTCTCCTGCAGGGCGGCGCCCACGGCGCGGAGGGCCCGGTCTTTCCAGGCCCGGTTGGCGGTGGCCATCCTGCGGGCAGCGTGGCGTGACTGGTCAGTGATGGCGTGGACAGCCGCCTCCACTTCCGCGGCGGACACGTCCGCACCCGAAACGGGCACCTCAGCCGATGCCGGTTCTGCTGCGGGACCCGGCTGCGTCTGCGCAGCGGTGGTTCCGGAATTTTCAG is a window from the Arthrobacter sp. NicSoilC5 genome containing:
- a CDS encoding sodium:solute symporter, which translates into the protein MNTREINWTALIIVVLLFVIVAVMGFLAAKWRRSTEVEGLHSLDEWGLGGRGFGTWITWFLLGGDLYTAYTFVAVPAAMWATGAVSGFFAVPYTIVLYPIIFIIMSRLWSVSHRHGYVTSADFVGGRYGSRWLSLAVAVTGIVATMPYIALQLVGIKAVLTVLGLGSSGNVLLTDLPLILAFVVLAAYTYTSGLRAPAMIAVVKDLLIYLAVIVAVIYLPIKFGGWDTIFGAAQTKLGAVNQATGKPAGVFVPGAANYSAYWSLALGSAMALFMYPHSVTAVLASKARNTIRRNAAILPLYSLMLGFLALLGFVAIKAGTKPIDLDGSVNPQLVVPQLFLDHFPAWFAGIALAAIAIGALVPAAIMSIAAANMFTRNIYRDFIRPDVDPKTEAKVSKIVSLVVKVGALVFVIAMDQSAAINMQLLGGIWILQTFPAVVAGLYTRWFDRWALLVGWAVGIIFGTVSAYNVVNPVTKAHFGGSVAPIPGTDFSVYIAVSAFALNLVVAALLTLVMRALKVRTGEDLTRPTDYAADETDPKVVQIEKTQHFTQPGGPSPVA
- a CDS encoding DUF3311 domain-containing protein, encoding MSHADGYRPDGEAFPEESRLTRDTAIRGPARPAPYIGAGILLAAAILFPLMPQLYAFDAPRLGGMPFFYWYQLLWVPVSAILTGSAYWLVTREDRRRRAEARAGGPPQAGAASAGTGLGGDRP
- the rsfS gene encoding ribosome silencing factor codes for the protein MTATESSIAIARTAAKAAADKIAQDIVAMDVSERLALADVFLIASAPSERQVNAIVDGIEEELAKQDLRPVRREGRSGGRWVLLDYADVVIHVQHEEDRVFYALERLWKDCPVVDLQLGDDSSAKAAAVSDSE
- the nadD gene encoding nicotinate-nucleotide adenylyltransferase, translated to MRLGVMGGTFDPIHHGHLVAASEVAAEFDLDEVVFVPTGQPWQKSHKQVSEPEHRYLMTVIATASNPRFTVSRVDVDRPGPTYTIDTLRDLRAQRPDADLFFITGADALAQILSWKDIDELWSLAHFVGVTRPGHVLDGMGRDDVSLLEVPAMAISSTDCRARVAANNPVWYLVPDGVVQYIAKYGLYSDAPAGADDPTSEAREPASTE
- a CDS encoding glutamate-5-semialdehyde dehydrogenase, with protein sequence MTEALIHTAENSGTTAAQTQPGPAAEPASAEVPVSGADVSAAEVEAAVHAITDQSRHAARRMATANRAWKDRALRAVGAALQENVPAILAANAMDVQRGKANGTSAALLDRLTLTETRVAGLVAALENLANLPDPVGNVVRGQTLPNGLRLRQVNVPMGVVAAIYEARPNVTVDIAGLALKSGNAVILRGGSAAEATNQVLVRILREALESVGLPADAVQTVDQYGRAGAAVLMKARGRVDVLIPRGGRDLIQTVVTNSAVPVIETGEGNVHIFIDESADENMAVEILLNAKTQRPSVCNTVETLLVHSGSTVLPAVAAALRSAGVRLHVDGRISAALPPAIETEPATDVDWGTEYMDLDLAVAMVDSLDEAVQHIRTWSTGHTEAILTNSLANAERFIAEVDSAAVIVNASTRFTDGGELGLGAEVGISTQKLHARGPMGLTELTTTKWIVQGEGQVRG